The Drosophila teissieri strain GT53w chromosome X, Prin_Dtei_1.1, whole genome shotgun sequence genome has a segment encoding these proteins:
- the LOC122622995 gene encoding guanine nucleotide-releasing factor 2 isoform X12, with translation MRVLNTELRLRFKNRKPRPFNRAASADDAMDLGTGMGMETGTGTGIANGTGIGQRLNGATSMNGSISSPSTPGACSSGIGVGGGGCSSSSNNSINSGSYSTACTPPPPTHHHTQHQQLQGTPAGSSRVGGAGGAGGAGGGSGVPPAPPSAGSSGHKNSLKGTKLARRARSFKDDLIEKISLMRTTNNTLGRSHSPHSPRTKHGSKAAPTTEEVQRSTQTLETHVKDISNALKHFRDVILKKKLEVLPGNGTVILETIASMYSVIQTYTLNENSAIMSCATQQVYQSLGKLIKLCDEVMLSEDSGECASLSNENVREVIDLLEDAVRNLVTLAQGKLKEQDQCAFRYGGSGLGGIGAAAEIMGAVTASPGVSVPGTGIMRVSAAESAAQRTSLPDIALTPKERDILEQHNVNPMRGSHSTESILRDTSPPPKPPLPNRASNPPPLPPKRRSQPGAPAGAVGANQASPLPYAQSHNISLNSDLDCSSNISLLNYGVDRLSVRSRSPDENSQCSFDSALNHSREEEDHQQQRQQQLSSFSKMPTMMDEDMDKMVSYSFVSMREFRTSTQTTDYSIQSSTKSSSSNSEIAFSISESTAVGSSSEYQQISQSVSHSQRHISSSSSSCTTTTTSSSTTTGYGSSSSELEQQQQQQQTTTPADLAPALPPKSTQRSSLTRHESPVVGDELDEAQSSSGWASHRSSQSEVAELRQLSPLHHLNHHPHTASAGQLQQWHSKHHSLIEGPRLQLAGSGSCSAFDQRHLDQEPPPLPMKKKHSQAERTYPHYRKPLRNAGDKKVCQIVVRKSLTHLNYRSNQHLVFQSVAFSVLAYMEICSASTRSIEQHRHTMHACNISRNISHSQTMNIMPMSKELSPELEIPPALPPKNYKQRKATSMVASPTLQPIIVTTPPPSPKPALGENGSTGRPDSRMATVCEELNDAVGSEDAMPEPRSPVLDSNENVSAVDDVRTFYFHSHQLPGETKMSEDASNADQPITTSQVLEEQEEPTAESRPLVAVHEAGKPENADDEAEAEAERADMLINMLEEVNITRYLILKKREEDGPEVKGGYIDALIVHASRVQKVADNGRHSQRKQKQHKHTKSHSHGHLPNSSVVSVNFHSVRAAFCEAFITTFRTFIQPIDVIEKLTHRYTYFFCQVQDNKQKAAKETFALLVRVVNDLTSTDLTSQLLSLLVEFVYQLVCSGQLYLAKLLRNKFVEKVTLYKEPKVYGFVGELGGAGGGPGTGIAGSGGCSAGGGGNQPSLLDLKSLEIAEQMTLLDAELFTKIEIPEVLLFAKDQCEEKSPNLNKFTEHFNKMSYWARSKILRLQDAKEREKHVNKFIKIMKHLRKMNNYNSYLALLSALDSGPIRRLEWQKGITEEVGSFCALIDSSSSFRAYRQALAETNPPCIPYIGLILQDLTFVHVGNQDYLSKGVINFSKRWQQYNIIDNMKRFKKCAYPFRRNERIIRFFDNFKDFMGEEEMWQISEKIKPRGRRPVNY, from the exons ACGGCAGCATCAGTTCTCCATCCACGCCCGGCGCCTGTTCCAGTGGCATCGGAGTGGGCGGTggcggctgcagcagcagcagcaacaacagcatcaaCAGCGGCAGCTACTCCACCGCCTGCACTCCGCCACCACCCACGCACCATCAcacgcagcaccagcagctgcagggcACGCCCGCAGGATCTAGTCGGGTGGGAGGAGCAGGGggagcaggtggagcaggTGGTGGCAGTGGAGTGCCACCGGCACCACCCAGTGCCGGATCCTCGGGCCACAAGAACAGTCTGAAGGGCACCAAGCTAGCACGCCGAGCGCGCTCCTTTAAGGACGACCTCATCGAGAAGATTTCCCTGATGcgcaccaccaacaacacaCTGGGTCGCTCCCATTCGCCGCACAGTCCGCGGACCAAGCACGGCTCAAAGGCAGCGCCCACCACCGAGGAGGTGCAGCGTTCCACCCAAACTCTGGAGACGCACGTCAAGGACATCTCGAACGCGCTCAAGCACTTCCGGGATGTCATACTCAAGAAGAAGCTGGAGGTGTTGCCCGGAAACGGAACGGTCATTCTGGAAACCATAGCCAGCATGTATTCCG TGATCCAAACGTACACCCTGAATGAAAACAGTGCCATCATGAGCTGCGCCACACAGCAGGTTTACCAGAGCCTGGGCAAGCTCATCAAGCTCTGCGACGAGGTGATGCTCTCCGAGGACAGCGGCGAGTGCGCCTCCCTGAGCAACGAGAATGTGCGGGAAGTCATTGATCTGCTGGAGGATGCTGTGCGG AATCTCGTTACGCTGGCGCAGGGCAAACTGAAGGAGCAGGATCAGTGCGCCTTTCGCTACGGTGGATCTGGTTTGGGCGGCATTGGAGCGGCGGCGGAGATCATGGGTGCGGTCACCGCCTCGCCGGGAGTGAGTGTTCCCGGCACTGGCATCATGCGCGTTTCAGCCGCCGAATCAGCTGCCCAGCGAACTTCGTTGCCGGACATTGCACTCACGCCCAAGGAGCGCGACATACTGGAGCAGCACAATGTGAACCCCATGCGCGGCTCCCATAGCACCGAGAGCATCCTGCGCGACACGAGTCCACCGCCAAAGCCACCGCTACCCAACAGGGCCAGTAATCCGCCACCGTTGCCGCCCAAGAGACGCAGCCAGCCGGGCGCACCTGCTGGTGCTGTGGGGGCCAATCAGGCCAGTCCGCTGCCCTACGCCCAGTCCCATAATATCAGCCTGAACTCGGACCTGGACTGCAGTTCCAACATCTCGCTGCTGAACTATGGCGTGGATCG CCTATCTGTGCGGTCGCGGTCACCGGATGAGAATAGTCAGTGCTCCTTTGACTCGGCGTTGAATCACTCAcgcgaggaggaggaccaccaacagcaacgccagcagcagctgagcTCGTTTTCGAAGATGCCAACGATGATGGACGAGGACATGGACAAGATGGTCAGCTACA GTTTCGTGTCGATGCGCGAGTTTCGCACTTCCACACAGACGACAGACTACAGCATCCAGTCCTCCACGAAGTCGTCCAGCAGCAATTCGGAGATTGCGTTTAGCATCAGTGAGTCGACGGCGgtcggcagcagcagcgagtaCCAGCAGATTAGCCAGTCAGTGTCGCACAGCCAGCGTCATATATCTTCGAGCAGTAGTAGCtgcaccaccacaaccaccagcagcagcaccaccaccggctacggcagcagcagcagcgaactggagcagcagcagcaacagcagcagacgaCGACGCCGGCCGACCTGGCGCCCGCCCTGCCGCCAAAGAGCACCCAACGGAGCAGCCTAACCCGCCACGAGTCGCCCGTTGTTGGCGATGAGCTGGACGAGGCGCAGTCCTCCTCCGGCTGGGCCAGCCACCGGAGCAGCCAGTCAGAGGTGGCCGAGCTGCGCCAACTGTCGCCGCTCCATCACCTCAATCACCATCCGCACACCGCGTCCGCCgggcagctgcagcagtggcACTCCAAGCACCACAGCCTGATCGAAGGGCCCCGCCTCCAGCTGGCGGGGAGTGGCAGCTGCAGTGCGTTCGATCAGCGCCACTTGGACCAGGAGCCACCGCCGCTGCCCATGAAGAAAAAGCACA GCCAGGCCGAGCG cacATACCCGCATTATCGCAAACCCCTTAGAAATGCTGGCGACAAGAAAGTTTGCCAAATTGTTGTACGCAAGAGTCTAACCCATCTAAATTATCGTTCCAACCAACATCTAGTGTTTCAAAGTGTGGCCTTTTCGG TTCTGGCGTACATGGAAATCTGCTCGGCGTCCACGCGATCCATTGAGCAGCACCGTCACACGATGCACGCCTGCAACATAAGTCGCAACATCTCGCACAGCCAGACCATGAA CATCATGCCCATGAGCAAGGAGCTGTCGCCGGAGCTCGAGATACCGCCTGCCCTGCCGCCAAAGAACTACAAGCAGCGCAAGGCGACAAGCATGGTGGCATCACCCACGCTGCAGCCCATCATTGTGACCACGCCGCCGCCGAGTCCAAAGCCGGCACTGGGCGAGAATGGGTCGACGGGCAGGCCGGACAGTCGAATGGCCACCGTATGCGAGGAGCTGAACGATGCCGTGGGCAGCGAGGACGCGATGCCGGAGCCCCGCTCGCCCGTGCTGGACAGCAATGAGAATGTGAGCGCGGTCGATGATGTACGGACGTTCTACTTTCACTCGCATCAGCTGCCCGGCGAGACGAAGATGAGCGAGGACGCGAGCAATGCCGACCAGCCGATAACCACGTCGCAAGTGCttgaggagcaggaggagccaACGGCGGAGTCCCGACCACTGGTCGCTGTGCACGAGGCGGGTAAGCCAGAGAACGCCGACGATGaagcggaggcggaggcggagcgAGCGGATATGCTGATCAACATGCTGGAAGAGGTCAACATCACACGGTACCTGATACTCAAGAAGAGAGAGGAGGACGGGCCCGAGGTGAAAGGCGGCTACATCGACGCCCTCATCGTGCACGCCAGCCGTGTCCAGAAGGTCGCCGATAATGGTAGGCATTCGCAGCGCAAGCAGAAGCAGCACAAACATACCAAATCTCATTCGCATGGTCATTTACCCAACTCCTCTGTTGTCTCTGTCAATTTCCATTCCGTTCGTGCAGCATTCTGCGAGGCCTTCATCACCACCTTTCGCACCTTCATCCAGCCGATCGACGTGATCGAGAAGCTGACCCATCGCTACACATACTTCTTCTGTCAAGTGCAGGACAACAAGCAGAAGGCCGCCAAGGAGACCTTTGCGCTGCTGGTCCGAGTTGTCAACGATCTAAC GTCGACGGATCTTACCAGCCAACTGTTGAGCCTGCTGGTGGAGTTCGTCTATCAGTTGGTTTGCTCTGGTCAATTGTACCTGGCCAAGTTGCTGCGCAACAAGTTCGTGGAAAAGGTGACGCTGTACAAGGAGCCCAAGGTGTATGGCTTTGTCGGTGAGTTGGGCGGAGCCGGTGGTGGCCCCGGAACGGGAATCGCCGGCAGTGGTGGTTGCAGTGCAGGTGGTGGAGGAAACCAGCCTAGCTTGCTGGACCTCAAGTCGCTGGAGATTGCCGAACAGATGACGCTGCTGGATGCGGAGCTGTTCACGAAGATCGAGATACCCGAAGTATTACTATTTGCCAAAGATCAGTGCGAGGAGAAGTCGCCCAACCTTAACAAATTCACCGAGCACTTCAACAAGATGTCCTACTGGGCGCGCTCCAAAATCCTGCGACTGCAGGATGCCAAGGAGCGGGAGAAGCATGTGAACAAGTTCATCAAAATCATGAAGCATCTACGCAAGATGAACAACTACAACTCGTATCTGGCGCTGTTGTCGGCCCTCGATTCGGGTCCCATACGAAG ATTGGAGTGGCAAAAAGGCATCACCGAGGAGGTGGGATCCTTCTGCGCCCTCATCGATTCCAGCTCCAGTTTTCGCGCCTATCGACAGGCGCTGGCCGAAACTAATCCGCCCTGCATACCCTACAT cGGCCTAATTCTGCAGGATCTAACGTTTGTGCATGTGGGCAACCAGGACTACCTGTCCAAGGGCGTCATTAACTTCTCTAAGCGCTGGCAGCAGTACAACATAATTGACAACATGAAACGTTTTAAGAAATg TGCCTATCCATTTCGACGCAACGAGCGCATTATACGCTTCTTTGATAACTTCAAGGACTTTATGGGCGAGGAGGAGATGTGGCAGATATCCGAGAAGATAAAGCCGCGTGGTCGCCGCCCCGTTAACTATTAG
- the LOC122622995 gene encoding guanine nucleotide-releasing factor 2 isoform X5, translating to MPQFDESFLSDCALADRWHFYSYTVKQLPPHPSPSPKPNRNPYPSSASHDDDNQHRLHHHHNHHHHNHHRLWKTQRQSWSPRDSNNNHSPSSNGNGNCSSSNCNCSSSSSTCNSISATGNTLHSIKFHRRRKYKKLARLALSTPAIPLQMDVDVTVDREFDMEMDTPVPLKNAVCHGSISSPSTPGACSSGIGVGGGGCSSSSNNSINSGSYSTACTPPPPTHHHTQHQQLQGTPAGSSRVGGAGGAGGAGGGSGVPPAPPSAGSSGHKNSLKGTKLARRARSFKDDLIEKISLMRTTNNTLGRSHSPHSPRTKHGSKAAPTTEEVQRSTQTLETHVKDISNALKHFRDVILKKKLEVLPGNGTVILETIASMYSVIQTYTLNENSAIMSCATQQVYQSLGKLIKLCDEVMLSEDSGECASLSNENVREVIDLLEDAVRNLVTLAQGKLKEQDQCAFRYGGSGLGGIGAAAEIMGAVTASPGVSVPGTGIMRVSAAESAAQRTSLPDIALTPKERDILEQHNVNPMRGSHSTESILRDTSPPPKPPLPNRASNPPPLPPKRRSQPGAPAGAVGANQASPLPYAQSHNISLNSDLDCSSNISLLNYGVDRLSVRSRSPDENSQCSFDSALNHSREEEDHQQQRQQQLSSFSKMPTMMDEDMDKMVSYKSTGYAGAAIEDKMQTPPATGGVGGGVVGGTGGAAEGAAAAATGGGETNSNRHSNESGFVSMREFRTSTQTTDYSIQSSTKSSSSNSEIAFSISESTAVGSSSEYQQISQSVSHSQRHISSSSSSCTTTTTSSSTTTGYGSSSSELEQQQQQQQTTTPADLAPALPPKSTQRSSLTRHESPVVGDELDEAQSSSGWASHRSSQSEVAELRQLSPLHHLNHHPHTASAGQLQQWHSKHHSLIEGPRLQLAGSGSCSAFDQRHLDQEPPPLPMKKKHILAYMEICSASTRSIEQHRHTMHACNISRNISHSQTMNIMPMSKELSPELEIPPALPPKNYKQRKATSMVASPTLQPIIVTTPPPSPKPALGENGSTGRPDSRMATVCEELNDAVGSEDAMPEPRSPVLDSNENVSAVDDVRTFYFHSHQLPGETKMSEDASNADQPITTSQVLEEQEEPTAESRPLVAVHEAGKPENADDEAEAEAERADMLINMLEEVNITRYLILKKREEDGPEVKGGYIDALIVHASRVQKVADNGRHSQRKQKQHKHTKSHSHGHLPNSSVVSVNFHSVRAAFCEAFITTFRTFIQPIDVIEKLTHRYTYFFCQVQDNKQKAAKETFALLVRVVNDLTSTDLTSQLLSLLVEFVYQLVCSGQLYLAKLLRNKFVEKVTLYKEPKVYGFVGELGGAGGGPGTGIAGSGGCSAGGGGNQPSLLDLKSLEIAEQMTLLDAELFTKIEIPEVLLFAKDQCEEKSPNLNKFTEHFNKMSYWARSKILRLQDAKEREKHVNKFIKIMKHLRKMNNYNSYLALLSALDSGPIRRLEWQKGITEEVGSFCALIDSSSSFRAYRQALAETNPPCIPYIGLILQDLTFVHVGNQDYLSKGVINFSKRWQQYNIIDNMKRFKKCAYPFRRNERIIRFFDNFKDFMGEEEMWQISEKIKPRGRRPVNY from the exons ATGCCGCAGTTTGATGAATCTTTTTTGAGCGACTGTGCGCTGGCCGACCGCTGGCATTTCTATTCGTACACGGTCAAGCAATTGCCACCGcatccgagtccgagtccgaaaCCGAATCGGAATCCGTATCCCAGCAGTGCCAGCCACGATGATGATAATCAGCACCGactccatcatcatcataatcatcacCATCACAATCACCATCGTCTTTGGAAGACTCAGCGGCAGTCGTGGTCGCCGCGCGACTCCAACAACAATCATAGCCCAagcagcaatggcaatggcaactgcagcagcagcaactgcaactgcagcagcagcagcagcacctgcaACAGCATCAGTGCCACCGGCAACACGTTGCATAGCATCAAATTCCACAGACGTCGCAAATACAAAAAGCTGGCACGATTGGCGCTATCAACGCCAGCGATTCCCCTGCagatggatgtggatgtgaccGTGGATAGGGAGTTCGATATGGAGATGGACACACCTGTGCCGCTCAAGAATGCGGTGTGCC ACGGCAGCATCAGTTCTCCATCCACGCCCGGCGCCTGTTCCAGTGGCATCGGAGTGGGCGGTggcggctgcagcagcagcagcaacaacagcatcaaCAGCGGCAGCTACTCCACCGCCTGCACTCCGCCACCACCCACGCACCATCAcacgcagcaccagcagctgcagggcACGCCCGCAGGATCTAGTCGGGTGGGAGGAGCAGGGggagcaggtggagcaggTGGTGGCAGTGGAGTGCCACCGGCACCACCCAGTGCCGGATCCTCGGGCCACAAGAACAGTCTGAAGGGCACCAAGCTAGCACGCCGAGCGCGCTCCTTTAAGGACGACCTCATCGAGAAGATTTCCCTGATGcgcaccaccaacaacacaCTGGGTCGCTCCCATTCGCCGCACAGTCCGCGGACCAAGCACGGCTCAAAGGCAGCGCCCACCACCGAGGAGGTGCAGCGTTCCACCCAAACTCTGGAGACGCACGTCAAGGACATCTCGAACGCGCTCAAGCACTTCCGGGATGTCATACTCAAGAAGAAGCTGGAGGTGTTGCCCGGAAACGGAACGGTCATTCTGGAAACCATAGCCAGCATGTATTCCG TGATCCAAACGTACACCCTGAATGAAAACAGTGCCATCATGAGCTGCGCCACACAGCAGGTTTACCAGAGCCTGGGCAAGCTCATCAAGCTCTGCGACGAGGTGATGCTCTCCGAGGACAGCGGCGAGTGCGCCTCCCTGAGCAACGAGAATGTGCGGGAAGTCATTGATCTGCTGGAGGATGCTGTGCGG AATCTCGTTACGCTGGCGCAGGGCAAACTGAAGGAGCAGGATCAGTGCGCCTTTCGCTACGGTGGATCTGGTTTGGGCGGCATTGGAGCGGCGGCGGAGATCATGGGTGCGGTCACCGCCTCGCCGGGAGTGAGTGTTCCCGGCACTGGCATCATGCGCGTTTCAGCCGCCGAATCAGCTGCCCAGCGAACTTCGTTGCCGGACATTGCACTCACGCCCAAGGAGCGCGACATACTGGAGCAGCACAATGTGAACCCCATGCGCGGCTCCCATAGCACCGAGAGCATCCTGCGCGACACGAGTCCACCGCCAAAGCCACCGCTACCCAACAGGGCCAGTAATCCGCCACCGTTGCCGCCCAAGAGACGCAGCCAGCCGGGCGCACCTGCTGGTGCTGTGGGGGCCAATCAGGCCAGTCCGCTGCCCTACGCCCAGTCCCATAATATCAGCCTGAACTCGGACCTGGACTGCAGTTCCAACATCTCGCTGCTGAACTATGGCGTGGATCG CCTATCTGTGCGGTCGCGGTCACCGGATGAGAATAGTCAGTGCTCCTTTGACTCGGCGTTGAATCACTCAcgcgaggaggaggaccaccaacagcaacgccagcagcagctgagcTCGTTTTCGAAGATGCCAACGATGATGGACGAGGACATGGACAAGATGGTCAGCTACA AATCCACCGGTTACGCAGGCGCCGCAATCGAGGACAAAATGCAGACACCACCTGCGactggtggtgttggtggtggtgttgttggtggaactggaggagcagccgaaggcgcagctgctgcagcgacTGGTGGCGGGGAAACTAACAGCAATCGCCACTCAAACGAATCGG GTTTCGTGTCGATGCGCGAGTTTCGCACTTCCACACAGACGACAGACTACAGCATCCAGTCCTCCACGAAGTCGTCCAGCAGCAATTCGGAGATTGCGTTTAGCATCAGTGAGTCGACGGCGgtcggcagcagcagcgagtaCCAGCAGATTAGCCAGTCAGTGTCGCACAGCCAGCGTCATATATCTTCGAGCAGTAGTAGCtgcaccaccacaaccaccagcagcagcaccaccaccggctacggcagcagcagcagcgaactggagcagcagcagcaacagcagcagacgaCGACGCCGGCCGACCTGGCGCCCGCCCTGCCGCCAAAGAGCACCCAACGGAGCAGCCTAACCCGCCACGAGTCGCCCGTTGTTGGCGATGAGCTGGACGAGGCGCAGTCCTCCTCCGGCTGGGCCAGCCACCGGAGCAGCCAGTCAGAGGTGGCCGAGCTGCGCCAACTGTCGCCGCTCCATCACCTCAATCACCATCCGCACACCGCGTCCGCCgggcagctgcagcagtggcACTCCAAGCACCACAGCCTGATCGAAGGGCCCCGCCTCCAGCTGGCGGGGAGTGGCAGCTGCAGTGCGTTCGATCAGCGCCACTTGGACCAGGAGCCACCGCCGCTGCCCATGAAGAAAAAGCACA TTCTGGCGTACATGGAAATCTGCTCGGCGTCCACGCGATCCATTGAGCAGCACCGTCACACGATGCACGCCTGCAACATAAGTCGCAACATCTCGCACAGCCAGACCATGAA CATCATGCCCATGAGCAAGGAGCTGTCGCCGGAGCTCGAGATACCGCCTGCCCTGCCGCCAAAGAACTACAAGCAGCGCAAGGCGACAAGCATGGTGGCATCACCCACGCTGCAGCCCATCATTGTGACCACGCCGCCGCCGAGTCCAAAGCCGGCACTGGGCGAGAATGGGTCGACGGGCAGGCCGGACAGTCGAATGGCCACCGTATGCGAGGAGCTGAACGATGCCGTGGGCAGCGAGGACGCGATGCCGGAGCCCCGCTCGCCCGTGCTGGACAGCAATGAGAATGTGAGCGCGGTCGATGATGTACGGACGTTCTACTTTCACTCGCATCAGCTGCCCGGCGAGACGAAGATGAGCGAGGACGCGAGCAATGCCGACCAGCCGATAACCACGTCGCAAGTGCttgaggagcaggaggagccaACGGCGGAGTCCCGACCACTGGTCGCTGTGCACGAGGCGGGTAAGCCAGAGAACGCCGACGATGaagcggaggcggaggcggagcgAGCGGATATGCTGATCAACATGCTGGAAGAGGTCAACATCACACGGTACCTGATACTCAAGAAGAGAGAGGAGGACGGGCCCGAGGTGAAAGGCGGCTACATCGACGCCCTCATCGTGCACGCCAGCCGTGTCCAGAAGGTCGCCGATAATGGTAGGCATTCGCAGCGCAAGCAGAAGCAGCACAAACATACCAAATCTCATTCGCATGGTCATTTACCCAACTCCTCTGTTGTCTCTGTCAATTTCCATTCCGTTCGTGCAGCATTCTGCGAGGCCTTCATCACCACCTTTCGCACCTTCATCCAGCCGATCGACGTGATCGAGAAGCTGACCCATCGCTACACATACTTCTTCTGTCAAGTGCAGGACAACAAGCAGAAGGCCGCCAAGGAGACCTTTGCGCTGCTGGTCCGAGTTGTCAACGATCTAAC GTCGACGGATCTTACCAGCCAACTGTTGAGCCTGCTGGTGGAGTTCGTCTATCAGTTGGTTTGCTCTGGTCAATTGTACCTGGCCAAGTTGCTGCGCAACAAGTTCGTGGAAAAGGTGACGCTGTACAAGGAGCCCAAGGTGTATGGCTTTGTCGGTGAGTTGGGCGGAGCCGGTGGTGGCCCCGGAACGGGAATCGCCGGCAGTGGTGGTTGCAGTGCAGGTGGTGGAGGAAACCAGCCTAGCTTGCTGGACCTCAAGTCGCTGGAGATTGCCGAACAGATGACGCTGCTGGATGCGGAGCTGTTCACGAAGATCGAGATACCCGAAGTATTACTATTTGCCAAAGATCAGTGCGAGGAGAAGTCGCCCAACCTTAACAAATTCACCGAGCACTTCAACAAGATGTCCTACTGGGCGCGCTCCAAAATCCTGCGACTGCAGGATGCCAAGGAGCGGGAGAAGCATGTGAACAAGTTCATCAAAATCATGAAGCATCTACGCAAGATGAACAACTACAACTCGTATCTGGCGCTGTTGTCGGCCCTCGATTCGGGTCCCATACGAAG ATTGGAGTGGCAAAAAGGCATCACCGAGGAGGTGGGATCCTTCTGCGCCCTCATCGATTCCAGCTCCAGTTTTCGCGCCTATCGACAGGCGCTGGCCGAAACTAATCCGCCCTGCATACCCTACAT cGGCCTAATTCTGCAGGATCTAACGTTTGTGCATGTGGGCAACCAGGACTACCTGTCCAAGGGCGTCATTAACTTCTCTAAGCGCTGGCAGCAGTACAACATAATTGACAACATGAAACGTTTTAAGAAATg TGCCTATCCATTTCGACGCAACGAGCGCATTATACGCTTCTTTGATAACTTCAAGGACTTTATGGGCGAGGAGGAGATGTGGCAGATATCCGAGAAGATAAAGCCGCGTGGTCGCCGCCCCGTTAACTATTAG